The following coding sequences lie in one Natranaerobius trueperi genomic window:
- a CDS encoding CvpA family protein codes for MNLFDLFVMVWTSWYAVSGFLKGYLATFAGCVGAFFSLLLASWVHRPSAETITSYYDYELNSSLVDYEVNLTSLIDMGVGKEVISSWYLKDEKEQEVVPVESLETGEITHVIETSFSEIIIFFIINVLCFIITYFTFRKLIYIIMDIIFEKRKKHNFLASPSAWGGALVGISQGLIIVSVWLFLILLITPFGIPYQILRELQNSYIGYLLIELISKLLY; via the coding sequence GTGAATTTATTTGATTTATTTGTAATGGTATGGACATCCTGGTATGCTGTGAGTGGTTTTTTAAAAGGTTATTTAGCAACTTTTGCCGGATGTGTTGGAGCATTTTTTTCTTTATTATTAGCTAGTTGGGTTCATAGGCCATCTGCAGAAACAATAACATCCTATTATGATTATGAACTAAATAGTAGTTTAGTAGATTATGAGGTTAATTTAACATCTTTAATAGACATGGGGGTAGGAAAAGAGGTTATCTCAAGCTGGTACTTAAAAGATGAAAAAGAGCAAGAAGTTGTACCTGTTGAATCTCTTGAAACGGGTGAAATAACTCATGTAATAGAGACGTCTTTTTCAGAAATCATTATATTTTTTATAATCAATGTCTTATGTTTTATTATTACTTATTTTACTTTTAGAAAATTAATTTATATTATCATGGATATAATCTTTGAGAAAAGAAAAAAACATAACTTTTTAGCCTCTCCTAGTGCATGGGGTGGTGCTTTAGTAGGAATTTCTCAAGGATTGATCATAGTAAGTGTATGGTTGTTTCTGATTTTATTGATTACCCCTTTCGGGATACCTTATCAGATATTAAGAGAGTTACAAAACTCCTATATTGGTTATTTACTGATTGAATTAATATCGAAACTACTATACTGA
- a CDS encoding DUF951 domain-containing protein, producing MQGYTLNQVVKMKKPHPCGANAWKIIRVGADFRIKCMSCERSIMIPRTKFVKQVKKVLSEEEVKKELNN from the coding sequence ATGCAGGGTTATACTTTAAATCAAGTAGTAAAAATGAAAAAACCTCATCCTTGTGGTGCAAACGCATGGAAAATAATTCGTGTAGGTGCTGATTTTAGGATTAAGTGTATGAGTTGTGAAAGAAGTATAATGATCCCGAGAACTAAATTTGTAAAACAAGTTAAAAAAGTCTTATCAGAGGAAGAAGTGAAAAAGGAATTGAACAACTAA